From the genome of Armatimonadota bacterium, one region includes:
- a CDS encoding endo-1,4-beta-xylanase, whose translation MSTRIACLAGIAMLIISTASSAPKYDPSPFGMNGLKMAHNRKNPNIWADMERVSKIMKDAGMHWDRLELWWNVVEPEKGRFDWTFADQVAKFYRDNGMNACVILCYSSAWSNNTPPATPEEREAYANYVYQVVSRYKDTFKVWEIWNEPNIPTFWPKPNVKDYTLMLREAYEAAKKADPGCTVLAAATSGPDLGFIEGIHENGGWDSCDGISIHPYSMAGGPLYQRLDKILRLTQSQIAGCGKPKPLWITEMGWTSRDEREDRNQAVYLVQSYAIALANGVENLMWFCLDDWGEKWGLVRSYEPFDPKPSYEAYRMLTEALGSPGPCAEFEGYASVGKDVACYVFGPPPPNPLPRGEGENRPKPPHAAARNDDSTPPPPEGGGRGRGIPDGKRVLILWSMDGSRRAVTLRQKSGLDAKDVLGNEIDVKEGRFAVADVPVIVTNADPALLGTVSRTATPNLERKGRDLLNNGSLDVIHGSNPGWWTPGRFDSTAKDGKFETSGLGRNGSGCVSISGSGERAVWDASPIPVEPGKRYRLTGWLKTQDATGESSIALYWYTGNMWTYIGEERTEYIAGTGDWFKASVAAEAPRGATFVRVNLISTNNTGTTWFDDIELVEE comes from the coding sequence ATGTCAACGAGGATAGCCTGCCTCGCGGGAATAGCGATGCTCATCATCAGCACAGCCTCATCCGCGCCGAAGTACGACCCGAGCCCGTTCGGGATGAACGGCCTCAAGATGGCCCACAACCGGAAGAACCCGAACATCTGGGCCGACATGGAGCGCGTGTCGAAGATCATGAAGGACGCCGGGATGCACTGGGACCGGCTCGAGCTCTGGTGGAACGTCGTGGAGCCGGAGAAGGGCAGGTTCGACTGGACGTTCGCCGACCAGGTCGCGAAGTTCTACAGGGACAACGGGATGAACGCCTGCGTCATCCTCTGCTACTCGTCCGCCTGGTCGAACAACACCCCTCCCGCGACGCCCGAGGAGCGCGAGGCCTACGCGAACTACGTCTACCAGGTCGTCAGCCGGTACAAGGACACCTTCAAGGTTTGGGAGATATGGAACGAGCCGAACATCCCGACCTTCTGGCCGAAGCCGAACGTGAAGGACTACACTCTCATGCTCCGGGAGGCCTACGAGGCGGCGAAGAAGGCCGACCCCGGCTGCACGGTCCTCGCGGCGGCGACGAGCGGCCCGGACCTGGGGTTCATCGAGGGCATTCACGAGAACGGCGGCTGGGACTCCTGCGACGGCATCTCCATACACCCCTACTCGATGGCGGGCGGGCCTCTCTATCAGCGGCTCGACAAGATACTCCGCCTGACCCAGTCGCAGATAGCGGGCTGCGGCAAGCCGAAGCCGCTCTGGATCACCGAGATGGGCTGGACGAGCCGCGACGAGCGGGAGGATCGGAACCAGGCGGTCTACCTCGTCCAGTCGTACGCGATCGCGCTCGCGAACGGCGTCGAGAACCTGATGTGGTTCTGCCTCGACGACTGGGGCGAGAAGTGGGGCCTCGTCCGCAGTTACGAGCCGTTCGACCCGAAGCCCTCCTACGAGGCCTACAGGATGTTGACCGAGGCCCTCGGCTCCCCCGGCCCGTGCGCGGAGTTCGAGGGATACGCGTCGGTCGGCAAGGACGTCGCGTGCTACGTCTTCGGACCCCCTCCCCCCAACCCCCTCCCTCGAGGGGAGGGGGAGAACCGACCGAAACCCCCTCACGCCGCGGCGCGGAACGATGACTCGACACCCCCTCCCCCGGAGGGAGGGGGCAGGGGGAGGGGGATCCCCGACGGGAAGCGCGTGCTCATCCTCTGGAGCATGGACGGCAGCCGGAGAGCCGTCACCCTCCGGCAGAAGAGCGGCCTCGACGCGAAGGACGTCCTGGGCAACGAGATTGACGTGAAGGAGGGGCGGTTCGCGGTGGCCGATGTCCCGGTGATAGTGACGAACGCCGACCCCGCCCTGCTGGGGACGGTCAGCAGGACCGCGACCCCGAACCTCGAGCGCAAGGGGCGGGACCTTCTCAACAACGGCTCGCTCGACGTCATCCACGGGAGCAATCCCGGCTGGTGGACCCCCGGCAGGTTCGACTCGACCGCGAAGGACGGCAAGTTCGAGACGAGCGGCCTCGGGCGGAACGGCTCCGGGTGCGTCTCGATCTCCGGGTCGGGCGAGCGCGCGGTGTGGGACGCCTCCCCGATTCCCGTCGAGCCGGGCAAGAGGTACAGGCTCACCGGCTGGCTGAAGACCCAGGACGCGACGGGCGAAAGCTCGATCGCGCTCTACTGGTACACGGGCAACATGTGGACCTACATCGGCGAGGAGCGCACGGAGTACATCGCGGGCACCGGGGACTGGTTCAAGGCGTCGGTCGCCGCTGAGGCCCCGAGGGGCGCGACCTTCGTCCGGGTGAACCTGATTAGCACGAACAACACGGGGACGACGTGGTTTGATGATATAGAGCTGGTGGAGGAGTGA
- a CDS encoding aminotransferase class III-fold pyridoxal phosphate-dependent enzyme: MDETAERIIEETIEKYKEYVNPMLANLMRFAGFGDVEASAEGCVVTGVSGDEYIDCLGGYGVFSLGHRHPEVVAAVRAQLDRMPLSSKIFFGKPLADLAELLAEITPGRLRFSFFCNSGAEAVEGALKAARMFTGRKHFIATAAGFHGKSMGSLSATGRELYKSPFEPLIPGFAHVPFGDARAVEDAFTDDTAAVIVEPIQGEGGIRIPPDDYLPRLREICTRRGALLIMDEVQTGLGRTGKLFASEHWGVEPDIMTLAKALGGGVMPIGAFVGTPEVWEAVFSENPLMHTSTFGGNPLACAAALAAIEVIRRDDLSGRSAKLGAGFKAKLEAVREKHPKALAEVRGMGLMIGVEFTHEDVGELVIGGLARRGVIAAYTLNNPKVLRFEPPLIITEEQIATVVSAFDESVAEALEMLEGIL, from the coding sequence ATGGACGAGACTGCCGAGAGGATCATCGAAGAGACGATAGAGAAGTACAAGGAGTACGTGAACCCGATGCTCGCCAACCTGATGCGGTTCGCGGGTTTCGGCGACGTGGAGGCCTCGGCTGAGGGATGCGTCGTGACCGGCGTCTCCGGGGACGAGTACATTGACTGCCTCGGCGGGTACGGCGTCTTCAGCCTCGGGCACCGCCACCCGGAGGTCGTCGCCGCGGTCCGCGCCCAGCTCGACCGGATGCCGCTCTCGTCGAAGATCTTCTTCGGGAAGCCTCTTGCCGATCTCGCCGAACTGCTCGCGGAGATCACCCCCGGCCGCCTGCGGTTCAGCTTCTTCTGCAACAGCGGCGCGGAGGCTGTGGAGGGCGCTCTCAAGGCCGCCCGGATGTTCACCGGCAGGAAGCATTTCATCGCGACGGCCGCCGGCTTTCACGGGAAGAGCATGGGCTCGCTCTCCGCGACCGGGCGCGAACTCTACAAGTCGCCCTTCGAGCCGCTGATCCCCGGGTTCGCGCACGTCCCGTTCGGCGACGCCCGGGCCGTCGAGGACGCCTTCACCGACGACACCGCCGCCGTCATCGTCGAGCCGATCCAGGGCGAGGGCGGGATTCGCATACCACCGGACGACTACCTTCCGAGGCTCCGGGAGATCTGCACTCGGCGGGGCGCGCTGCTCATCATGGACGAGGTGCAGACCGGGCTCGGGCGCACCGGGAAGCTGTTCGCGTCGGAGCACTGGGGGGTCGAGCCGGACATCATGACGCTCGCGAAGGCGCTCGGCGGGGGAGTCATGCCGATCGGCGCTTTCGTCGGGACGCCCGAGGTCTGGGAGGCGGTCTTCTCGGAGAACCCGCTGATGCACACCTCCACCTTCGGGGGCAACCCGCTCGCCTGCGCGGCGGCGCTGGCGGCGATCGAGGTCATACGGCGCGACGACCTCTCCGGTCGGTCGGCGAAGCTCGGCGCGGGTTTCAAGGCGAAGCTCGAGGCGGTCCGCGAGAAGCATCCGAAGGCGCTGGCGGAGGTCCGGGGCATGGGGCTGATGATCGGCGTCGAGTTCACGCACGAGGACGTCGGCGAGCTGGTGATCGGCGGGCTGGCGCGCAGGGGGGTAATCGCGGCATACACGCTCAACAACCCGAAGGTCCTCCGCTTCGAGCCGCCGCTCATCATCACGGAGGAGCAGATCGCGACGGTCGTTTCGGCCTTCGACGAGTCGGTCGCCGAGGCGCTGGAAATGCTCGAGGGGATACTGTAG
- a CDS encoding ribbon-helix-helix protein, CopG family has translation MLAVRLPADIDDRLASLAKRTGRTKTFYAREAILRYIEDMEDTYVALDRLEKPGRRLTMEEAEQRLGVEG, from the coding sequence ATGCTCGCAGTCAGGCTCCCGGCGGATATTGACGACCGCCTCGCGTCCCTGGCGAAACGAACCGGACGCACGAAGACCTTCTACGCCAGGGAAGCGATACTCAGGTACATCGAGGACATGGAGGATACATACGTCGCGCTCGATCGGTTGGAGAAGCCCGGCCGCAGGCTGACGATGGAGGAAGCGGAGCAGCGCCTTGGCGTGGAAGGTTGA
- a CDS encoding MFS transporter, whose product MTSPTDENQTEESLLPDQPDPPVSDREIERAIKFSYVQSMLSAIFAASTGGMFLIGYALQLGATDVQIGLMSTIPMLTIVVQLLSSMLIERGISRRRLTIAASLVSVLGWLVIIMMPSLTRGMPANLKIAGLIGVITVNTMFAYVAGNARSSWIGDLIPAKKRGTFFGRAIMYAGIIGAVFAVVEGTFLDRAKHFGLAGFSWLFMFGMVFGLVNILLFLPQSDVPMTHHETRPSFRGMVRDTLANRALMVVMLYAVIWSFQAIAGPFYATYILRDLKMPFLGFGILGGVATVTMLLSSPFWGRMVDRYGCRPVLIACSVALSPIPLVWLGLTKPLTVYLVVIPVNLIGGFAVAGVSVALNTLIYKITPSAGRSVQLAVYSVVVLLLAAPLPAIGGHLPEWLKALGVSTDIRCTFYVTVPFILLAAWVAGRIREPDAGCAREMVRNLPGHLREAVNSDERRVISDW is encoded by the coding sequence ATGACTTCCCCAACCGACGAGAATCAGACAGAAGAGAGCCTGCTCCCCGATCAGCCCGACCCGCCCGTCTCCGACCGCGAGATCGAGCGCGCGATCAAGTTCTCGTACGTCCAGTCCATGCTGAGCGCCATCTTCGCCGCGTCCACCGGCGGGATGTTCCTCATCGGCTACGCGCTCCAACTCGGCGCGACCGACGTGCAGATCGGCCTGATGAGCACGATCCCGATGCTGACCATCGTCGTTCAACTCCTCTCCTCGATGCTGATCGAGCGGGGGATAAGCCGGCGCCGGCTCACGATCGCCGCGTCGCTCGTCAGCGTCCTCGGCTGGCTGGTCATCATCATGATGCCGTCCCTGACCCGCGGGATGCCCGCGAACCTGAAGATCGCCGGGCTGATCGGCGTCATCACCGTCAACACGATGTTCGCCTACGTCGCGGGGAACGCCCGGTCGAGCTGGATCGGCGACCTCATCCCGGCGAAGAAGCGCGGGACGTTCTTCGGGCGGGCGATAATGTACGCGGGGATCATCGGGGCGGTCTTCGCCGTCGTCGAGGGCACGTTCCTCGACCGCGCGAAGCACTTCGGCCTCGCCGGGTTCAGCTGGCTGTTCATGTTCGGCATGGTCTTCGGGCTGGTCAACATCCTGCTGTTCCTCCCGCAGTCCGACGTGCCGATGACCCACCACGAGACGCGGCCGAGCTTTCGGGGCATGGTGAGGGACACGCTCGCCAATCGGGCGCTGATGGTCGTGATGCTCTACGCGGTGATCTGGTCGTTCCAGGCGATCGCCGGGCCGTTCTACGCGACGTACATCCTGCGCGACCTGAAGATGCCGTTCCTCGGCTTCGGGATACTCGGCGGGGTGGCGACCGTCACGATGCTCCTGTCGTCGCCGTTCTGGGGGAGGATGGTGGACCGATACGGCTGCCGCCCGGTGCTCATCGCCTGCTCGGTCGCTCTGTCTCCGATCCCGCTGGTCTGGCTGGGGCTGACGAAGCCGCTGACGGTCTACCTCGTGGTGATACCGGTCAACCTGATCGGGGGGTTCGCCGTGGCGGGCGTATCGGTGGCGCTGAACACGCTCATCTACAAGATCACCCCCAGCGCGGGGCGGTCGGTGCAGCTCGCGGTCTACTCGGTGGTGGTTCTTCTCCTGGCGGCCCCGCTCCCGGCGATCGGGGGGCACCTGCCTGAGTGGCTCAAGGCGCTCGGCGTCTCGACCGACATCCGGTGCACGTTCTACGTGACGGTGCCGTTCATCCTGCTGGCGGCGTGGGTTGCGGGGCGCATCAGGGAGCCGGACGCGGGCTGCGCGAGGGAGATGGTGCGGAACCTGCCGGGGCATCTGCGCGAGGCGGTGAACAGCGACGAGCGACGGGTGATTAGTGATTGGTGA
- a CDS encoding M20/M25/M40 family metallo-hydrolase, producing the protein MANQERLINDFLRLAAVNSPSRHEKELADILAGDLQALGLEVSRDNAGERIGGDTGNVYGFMRGTLPDAVPIMLSAHMDTVSPTTDGWGYEIEGDTIRGLGKTILGADDKAGIAAILEGIRLVQERGVPHGDVQVMFSISEETGLYGARYMDPAKLRARCAFVLDMGKPVGCVTVSAPSHDNILVKVRGKAAHAGARPEDGISAVVAASKAIAKMNLGRIDPETTANIGSIGGGTARNIVPEFCEVRGEARSRNDEKLDAQVKHMTECFREAAAETGASVEVEVNRSYHTYRLTEDDEVVRIALRAARRAGIEPKLHETGGGSDASIFNAQGFPATVIGVGYEGAHSVDEHITIPDWLKCADMVAELVKAAAERL; encoded by the coding sequence ATGGCAAACCAGGAACGACTGATCAACGATTTCCTCCGCCTCGCGGCGGTGAACAGCCCGAGCAGGCACGAGAAGGAACTCGCCGACATCCTCGCGGGCGACCTTCAGGCGCTCGGACTCGAGGTGTCCCGCGACAACGCGGGCGAGCGGATCGGCGGCGACACCGGCAACGTCTACGGCTTCATGAGAGGGACCCTCCCGGACGCCGTGCCGATCATGCTCAGCGCGCACATGGACACCGTCTCCCCGACCACCGACGGGTGGGGCTACGAGATCGAGGGCGACACGATCCGCGGGCTCGGCAAGACGATCCTCGGCGCGGACGACAAGGCCGGGATCGCGGCGATCCTGGAGGGCATCCGCCTCGTTCAGGAGCGGGGAGTCCCCCACGGCGACGTGCAGGTCATGTTCAGCATCAGCGAGGAGACCGGGCTCTACGGCGCGCGGTACATGGACCCTGCGAAGCTCCGCGCGAGGTGCGCCTTCGTGCTCGACATGGGGAAGCCGGTCGGGTGCGTCACGGTCTCCGCCCCGTCCCACGACAACATCCTCGTGAAGGTTCGCGGCAAGGCGGCCCACGCGGGCGCGCGCCCGGAGGACGGCATCAGCGCGGTGGTGGCGGCGAGCAAGGCGATCGCGAAGATGAACCTCGGCCGCATTGACCCGGAGACGACCGCCAACATCGGCAGCATCGGCGGCGGCACGGCCCGGAACATCGTCCCCGAGTTCTGCGAGGTGCGGGGCGAGGCCAGGAGCCGGAACGACGAGAAGCTCGACGCGCAGGTGAAGCACATGACCGAGTGCTTCCGGGAGGCGGCGGCGGAGACGGGCGCGTCGGTCGAGGTCGAGGTCAACCGCTCATACCACACCTACCGCCTCACGGAGGACGACGAGGTGGTGCGGATCGCCCTGAGGGCGGCGCGGCGGGCGGGCATCGAGCCGAAACTCCACGAGACCGGCGGGGGTAGCGACGCGAGCATCTTCAACGCGCAGGGCTTCCCGGCTACGGTGATCGGCGTCGGCTACGAGGGCGCCCACTCGGTGGACGAGCACATCACGATCCCGGACTGGCTGAAGTGCGCGGACATGGTGGCGGAGCTGGTGAAGGCGGCGGCGGAGCGCCTCTGA
- a CDS encoding type II toxin-antitoxin system RelE/ParE family toxin: MAWKVEWDERAVRDAEKLGHEARRRILKYLRERIATDADPRRLGKPLTADRAGFWRYRVGDYRIVCRIEDDRVVVLVLAVGHRSTVYD, encoded by the coding sequence TTGGCGTGGAAGGTTGAGTGGGACGAGCGGGCTGTCAGGGACGCCGAGAAACTCGGACACGAAGCCAGGCGCAGGATACTGAAATACCTGCGCGAACGCATCGCCACCGACGCAGACCCTCGCCGCCTCGGTAAGCCTCTGACAGCCGACAGAGCGGGCTTCTGGAGGTACCGAGTCGGAGACTACCGCATCGTGTGCCGCATAGAGGACGACCGGGTGGTTGTGCTCGTCCTCGCAGTCGGACACAGAAGCACCGTATACGACTGA
- a CDS encoding SIS domain-containing protein yields MSFMLDEIHEQPQLIQKVIDAERGNVRKLCKAIRERGVKMAIITARGTSDNAALFGKYLFEIDNGIPVSLAAPSVITLYDAKFDLSNALVIGISQSGESTDVVQVMRRAKEMGALTAGITNVAGSELTKIADHTLLCHAGEERSVAATKTYTTTLALIYMISDILAVEDDLIPRLEAAAGMISRVFQVESRIEEIAQRYRYMEECKVVARGMNYATSKEAALKLAETCYVSAEPFSMADLMHGPIAVVDAGFPVFMYAPQGKGFPTMVELAEKLVGWEVETIVFSSEDEILKLATIPVKLPVAVEETYSPLVYIVAGQLFAQYLSVVKGHDPDRPRGLCKVTLTM; encoded by the coding sequence ATGTCATTCATGCTCGACGAGATTCACGAACAGCCGCAGTTGATACAGAAGGTCATTGACGCGGAGCGGGGCAACGTCCGCAAGCTGTGCAAGGCCATCCGTGAGCGCGGCGTCAAGATGGCGATCATCACCGCCCGGGGAACCTCGGACAACGCGGCGCTGTTCGGCAAGTACCTGTTCGAGATAGACAACGGCATACCGGTGTCTCTCGCGGCCCCGTCGGTCATAACCCTCTACGACGCGAAGTTCGACCTCTCGAACGCACTGGTCATCGGCATCTCCCAGTCCGGCGAGTCCACCGACGTGGTGCAGGTCATGCGGCGGGCGAAGGAGATGGGCGCCCTCACCGCGGGCATCACGAACGTGGCAGGCTCGGAACTGACCAAGATCGCGGACCACACCCTGCTCTGCCACGCGGGCGAGGAGCGGAGCGTCGCGGCGACCAAGACGTACACCACCACACTCGCGCTGATATACATGATCTCGGACATCCTGGCGGTCGAGGACGACCTGATCCCGCGGCTCGAGGCGGCGGCGGGGATGATATCGAGGGTCTTCCAGGTGGAGAGCCGCATCGAGGAGATCGCCCAGCGGTACAGGTACATGGAGGAGTGCAAGGTCGTCGCGCGGGGGATGAACTACGCGACCAGCAAGGAGGCCGCGCTGAAGCTCGCGGAGACCTGCTACGTGTCGGCGGAGCCGTTCTCGATGGCCGACCTGATGCACGGCCCGATCGCCGTCGTGGACGCGGGCTTCCCGGTGTTCATGTACGCGCCCCAGGGCAAGGGCTTCCCGACGATGGTGGAGCTTGCGGAGAAGCTCGTCGGGTGGGAAGTCGAGACGATCGTCTTCTCGAGCGAGGACGAGATCCTGAAGCTGGCGACGATACCGGTGAAGCTGCCGGTCGCGGTCGAGGAGACGTACAGCCCGCTGGTCTACATCGTGGCGGGCCAGCTCTTCGCGCAGTACCTCTCGGTCGTGAAGGGCCACGACCCCGACCGCCCGAGGGGTCTGTGCAAGGTGACGCTGACGATGTAG
- a CDS encoding SIS domain-containing protein, whose translation MNKAQEFYSKITEVLGRINDTQSESIRKAAEMVADSIADEKILYLLGGGHSLMIAAEAYHRAGGLAPVDVIHDKSFGRAERCEGYAKQLLDWYNPPPGSVVVIISNSGRNALGIETALECRQRGVKTIAVTSLAHSRSVSARHPSGKRLFEAADLVIDNCGVPGDAILEVEGVPGRICATSTIAGAMIVDMIIAQTVQNLVDRGIEPPVFISANVEGGDEHNKKVFAKYQHLIKGL comes from the coding sequence ATGAACAAAGCTCAGGAGTTCTACTCTAAGATCACCGAGGTGCTCGGCAGGATCAACGATACGCAGTCGGAAAGCATCCGGAAGGCCGCCGAGATGGTGGCGGACAGCATCGCCGACGAAAAGATACTCTACCTGCTCGGCGGAGGCCACTCGCTCATGATCGCGGCCGAGGCATATCACCGCGCGGGGGGCCTCGCCCCGGTGGACGTCATCCACGACAAGAGCTTCGGGCGCGCCGAGCGGTGCGAGGGCTACGCGAAGCAGCTCCTCGACTGGTATAACCCGCCGCCCGGATCGGTCGTAGTAATAATCAGCAACTCCGGCCGGAACGCGCTCGGCATCGAGACCGCCCTGGAGTGCCGGCAGCGCGGCGTCAAGACGATCGCCGTCACCTCGCTCGCCCACTCGCGGTCGGTGAGCGCGCGGCATCCCTCCGGCAAGCGGCTCTTCGAGGCTGCCGACCTGGTGATAGACAATTGCGGCGTGCCGGGCGACGCGATCCTCGAGGTCGAGGGCGTGCCGGGCAGGATATGCGCGACATCCACCATCGCCGGCGCGATGATAGTGGACATGATAATCGCCCAGACGGTGCAGAACCTGGTGGACCGGGGGATCGAGCCGCCGGTCTTCATCAGCGCGAACGTCGAGGGCGGCGACGAGCACAACAAGAAGGTGTTCGCGAAGTACCAGCACCTCATCAAGGGATTGTGA
- a CDS encoding four helix bundle protein: MATRFDHEKLDVYQEAISFVAWADDITQSMTGKCSVKDQLDRASTSVPLNIAEGNAKRSIRDRCRYLDTACGSALECAACLDVIVAKGLLRADDVECGKGKLQRIVSMLVRLIESTANRVGEERAEYEYEYEYD; this comes from the coding sequence ATGGCTACCCGATTCGATCACGAGAAGTTGGATGTGTACCAGGAAGCCATTTCCTTCGTTGCCTGGGCCGACGACATCACTCAGTCCATGACGGGCAAGTGCTCTGTCAAGGACCAACTCGACCGGGCATCTACGAGCGTTCCGCTCAACATCGCCGAGGGGAATGCGAAGCGATCCATTCGCGACCGGTGTCGCTATCTGGATACTGCGTGCGGCTCGGCCCTGGAGTGCGCTGCCTGTCTGGATGTCATTGTGGCGAAGGGATTGCTGAGAGCGGACGACGTCGAGTGCGGGAAGGGCAAGCTGCAGCGGATAGTGTCCATGCTTGTGCGGCTCATCGAGAGCACGGCGAACCGAGTGGGAGAGGAAAGAGCCGAGTACGAGTACGAGTACGAGTACGATTAA
- a CDS encoding GNAT family N-acetyltransferase has translation MPVFRAIRLSEFEECLDLWERVFSPVPRSLFVPYFYGDPWYRRAYTRVCEEDGRIVSAVQVVERRVCVGSAELVMGGIGNVATDPGYRGRGLNTRLLRDIIRVMKREGMDFSVLFTGICDFYARLGWRSVPMKTFSGAIRSRLPHAASEFTVRECDFARDLDALRGIHRAFSGGRPFTTARTPGYWKGYVLPRFGPPEDTLVADYKGSAVGYLLGRSNGENSSIGELGCLPGRERSIGALMRANAARMRRRGAKTINACIPEEPGVLSAFREVVQDFSAAETRGGMCLVTNMRSLGRRLLPELNLRARESGCPSGSVSLDTEMGRLVLSVSGGNVSLGGERPVRIQISQPDFFRLLFGIEDGKELAAGAANETAEIVSALFPKRRPVFWGPDHF, from the coding sequence ATGCCCGTTTTCCGCGCGATACGATTGTCCGAGTTCGAGGAGTGCCTCGACCTGTGGGAGAGGGTCTTCTCCCCGGTGCCGAGGAGCCTTTTCGTCCCCTATTTTTACGGCGACCCATGGTACCGCCGGGCGTACACCCGCGTCTGCGAGGAGGACGGCCGCATCGTGAGCGCGGTGCAGGTCGTCGAGCGGCGGGTCTGCGTCGGGAGCGCCGAGCTCGTGATGGGCGGAATCGGGAACGTCGCCACCGACCCGGGCTACCGCGGGCGGGGCCTGAACACCCGTCTCCTCCGGGACATCATCCGCGTGATGAAGCGGGAGGGCATGGACTTCTCGGTGCTCTTCACCGGCATCTGCGACTTTTATGCCCGTCTGGGGTGGCGCTCGGTGCCGATGAAGACGTTCTCCGGGGCGATCCGGTCCCGCCTTCCCCACGCCGCCTCGGAGTTCACCGTCCGCGAATGCGACTTCGCCCGGGACCTCGACGCCCTGCGGGGCATCCACCGGGCGTTCAGCGGCGGGAGGCCGTTCACGACCGCGCGCACTCCCGGGTACTGGAAGGGCTACGTCCTTCCGAGGTTCGGCCCGCCGGAGGACACCCTGGTGGCGGACTACAAGGGCTCGGCGGTCGGCTACCTGCTCGGCCGGTCGAACGGAGAGAACTCCTCGATCGGCGAGTTGGGCTGTCTCCCGGGCCGCGAGCGGAGCATCGGGGCGCTGATGCGGGCGAACGCCGCCCGGATGCGCCGCCGGGGCGCGAAGACGATAAACGCGTGCATCCCCGAGGAGCCCGGGGTGCTCTCCGCCTTCCGGGAAGTCGTGCAGGACTTCAGCGCCGCCGAGACCAGGGGCGGGATGTGCCTGGTGACGAACATGAGGTCGCTCGGCCGGCGGCTCCTGCCCGAGTTGAACCTGCGCGCGAGGGAATCCGGCTGCCCGTCCGGCTCGGTCAGCCTCGACACGGAGATGGGCCGGTTGGTCCTGTCCGTGTCAGGGGGGAATGTCTCGCTCGGCGGGGAGCGGCCGGTCCGCATCCAGATCAGCCAGCCGGACTTCTTCCGCCTGCTCTTCGGCATCGAGGACGGCAAGGAGTTGGCGGCGGGCGCGGCGAACGAGACTGCGGAGATCGTGTCGGCGCTCTTCCCGAAGCGGCGCCCGGTCTTCTGGGGCCCGGACCATTTTTGA